In one Melopsittacus undulatus isolate bMelUnd1 chromosome 4, bMelUnd1.mat.Z, whole genome shotgun sequence genomic region, the following are encoded:
- the LOC101878136 gene encoding glutathione S-transferase omega-1 produces MAGDHSRSLGKGSAAPGPVPEGVIRLYSMRFCPFAQRARLVLRAKGISHEIININLKNKPDWFFEKNPFGLVPVLETSKGQLIYESPITCEYLDDAFPGKKLMPSDPYERAFQKMLLEHFSKITPLVFKYFVAVKDGQDTTALKAEIAEKFGKFEEILSKRNTVFYGGDSISMLDYMIWPWFERLEPFQLKDSLSHTPKLQRWMEAMKEDPAVKATMTDPQIYKDYLELYLKNSLEACDYGL; encoded by the exons ATGGCCGGCGACCACTCTCGCAGCCTGGGCAAGG GGAGCGCGGCGCCGGGGCCGGTGCCCGAGGGGGTGATCCGGCTCTACAGCATGCGGTTCTGCCCCTTCGCCCAGAGGGCCAGACTTGTCCTCCGCGCCAAGGGCATCAG CCACGAAATAATCAACATCAATCTGAAGAACAAACCTGACTGGTTCTTTGAGAAGAATCCCTTTGGGCTGGTTCCTGTTCTGGAGACCAGCAAGGGCCAGCTGATCTATGAGTCCCCAATCACTTGTGAATATTTGGATGATGCATTTCCAGGGAAGAAGTTGATGCCTTCGGACCCATATGAGCGAGCCTTTCAGAAGATGCTCTTGGAACACTTCTCAAAG ATAACACCATTGGTTTTCAAGTATTTTGTGGCAGTCAAAGATGGCCAGGACACCACAGCACTGAAAGCAGAGATTGCTGAAAAGTTTGGCAAATTTGAAGAG ATTCTGTCCAAGCGCAACACTGTGTTTTATGGAGGGGACTCAATCTCCATGCTTGACTACATGATCTGGCCATGGTTTGAACGTCTGGAGCCATTCCAGCTGAAGGA ctCTTTGAGTCACACCCCAAAGCTCCAACGCTGGATGGAGGCCATGAAGGAGGACCCTGCTGTCAAGGCTACAATGACTGACCCACAGATATATAAAGATTACCTGGAGCTCTATTTGAAGAACAGCCTTGAGGCATGTGATTATGGGCTCTGA
- the ITPRIP gene encoding inositol 1,4,5-trisphosphate receptor-interacting protein, which translates to MPVGIFRVCLVVITAIVNHPLLFPKENGTVPENTEEIIQKMKERELSLRLEQLRLEQEIADQEATQKAVENAAEVVEGSKEEKVRWDMWTALSMVIFLLIELWRQDFQEGNWQDTGEEDDMAVLGRAFKGVSFPDKAVLASFYEKRILATTGDVARMREMVEGFADDLLEALRSVCNRDADMEVEDCMGVGSMYENWRVRKPFVCDLIVPFAPPEPYCFRCQAWCSSDSSPPDEQGYGTIKVCRADEDVTGCICDKTKLGEDMLCLLHSQTNTTRPSSEMEDLLCFKNTQYLDADQVMKWFQIAVTKAWNRISHKYEFDLSFSLLDSPGALKIKFRSGKSIAFNLTPVVQYENSDVYFISHFPRGGLAAELPSSTRWFLTFAVYERRFIQLISKTLPANACHVSCLQILSFVHGKQCSLTGPSGLSNYHLKTVMLHLLQARPSQDWAPEKLEARLQDMLKYLEKCLHEKKLYHFFIGNEKVPAELGFPIVFQRAEPLNLFRPFVLRRDVYRKTVDTFHEMLRNMSALINEYTVHIPLAHTNGIRKESL; encoded by the coding sequence ATGCCCGTGGGAATCTTCCGGGTGTGCCTAGTGGTGATTACAGCTATTGTCAACCACCCTCTCCTCTTCCCTAAAGAGAATGGCACTGTCCCTGAGAACACGGAAGAAATCATCCAGAAGATGAAGGAGCGGGAGCTGAGCCTTCGGCTGGAGCAGTTGCGTTTGGAGCAGGAAATTGCAGACCAGGAAGCCACACAGAAGGCTGTAGAAAATGCTGCAGAGGTGGTAGAGGGAAGTAAAGAGGAAAAGGTCAGATGGGATATGTGGACTGCCCTTTCCATGGTCATCTTCCTGCTGATCGAGCTCTGGAGGCAGGATTTCCAGGAAGGGAATTGGCAGGACACAGGAGAAGAGGATGACATGGCTGTCCTGGGGAGAGCATTTAAAGGAGTGTCCTTCCCTGACAAGGCTGTCTTGGCCAGCTTCTATGAAAAGCGCATCCTGGCTACCACTGGAGATGTGGCCAGGATGCGGGAGATGGTGGAAGGCTTTGCAGATGACCTGCTGGAGGCCTTGAGGAGTGTTTGTAACCGGGATGCTGACATGGAAGTGGAGGACTGCATGGGTGTGGGGAGCATGTATGAGAATTGGAGAGTGCGTAAACCTTTTGTCTGTGATCTGATAGTGCCTTTTGCCCCCCCAGAGCCATACTGTTTTCGGTGCCAGGCCTGGTGTTCTAGCGACTCTTCCCCCCCAGATGAACAAGGTTATGGCACTATCAAGGTATGCAGGGCAGATGAGGATGTGACAGGTTGCATCTGTGACAAGACTAAACTAGGGGAAGATATGCTGTGCCTCCTCCATAGCCAAACCAATACTACAAGGCCTAGCAGTGAGATGGAAGACCTcctgtgctttaaaaacactCAATATCTGGATGCTGATCAAGTTATGAAGTGGTTCCAGATTGCAGTCACCAAGGCCTGGAACAGAATCTCTCACAAGTATGAATTTGACCTTTCTTTCAGCCTCCTGGACTCGCCAGGAGCCCTGAAGATCAAATTTAGATCAGGAAAATCGATTGCTTTCAACCTCACCCCTGTGGTGCAGTATGAGAACTCTGACGTGTACTTCATCTCTCACTTCCCTCGGGGTGGCCTGGCAGCCGAGCTCCCCTCCAGCACTCGCTGGTTCCTCACCTTTGCAGTGTATGAGAGGAGGTTCATCCAGCTCATCTCCAAAACGCTGCCTGCCAATGCCTGCCATGTCAGCTGCCTTCAGATCCTCTCCTTTGTCCATGGGAAACAGTGCAGCCTCACAGGTCCAAGCGGGCTCAGCAACTACCACCTAAAGACGGTGATGCTGCATCTCCTGCAGGCACGTCCCAGTCAGGACTGGGCCCCAGAGAAGCTGGAGGCCCGTCTACAGGACATGCTGAAATACCTGGAGAAATGCTTGCATGAAAAGAAGCTCTACCACTTCTTCATTGGCAATGAGAAGgtaccagcagagctgggcttcCCCATCGTATTCCAGAGGGCTGAGCCTCTGAACCTTTTCCGTCCCTTTGTGCTACGTAGGGACGTTTACAGGAAGACAGTGGACACATTCCATGAGATGCTCAGGAACATGTCTGCACTGATAAATGAGTACACAGTGCACATTCCCCTTGCACACACCAACGGGATCCGTAAAGAATCCCTTTAA